Part of the Georgenia sp. TF02-10 genome, CTCAGCGCCCTGGCCACCACCCCGACCGTCAGCGTGCCGACCGGCGCCGAGTGGACGGCGGACTCCGTCGCCGACGAGGTCGAGGCCAAGGCCCCCCGCCCGGTCGTGCGGCCCGAGCCCGTGGTCGAGCGCAGCACGCAGCAGGCGTCCCGCACCGGCCAGCGCGCCGCGCTCACCGCCGAGGCCACCGAGGCCACCACGGCTGAGGTCACCGGGGCCGAGGCCACCGACACCGTTGCGGAGGCCACCACCGTCTCCGCCGGGGCCGAGACGGCCGCCCCGGCCGATGAGCCGGCGCCGGCCGCCGCCCCCGCGGCCTCGGCGTCCGCCTCGGCCATCGTGAACATCGCCCGGCAGTACATCGGCACCCCCTACGTCACCGGCGGGGCCAGCCCGGGCGGGTTCGACTGCTCCGGCTTCACCCAGTACGTCTTCGCCCAGGCCGGCATCTCCCTGCCGCGCACCTCCTCCGCCCAGCGCGGCGCCGGTGTCGTCGTCTCCGCCGCCGAGGCCCGCCCCGGGGACCTGGTGTGGGGGCCCGGGCACGTGGGCATCTACACCGGCAACGGCCAGCACATCGCCGCCCGCAACCCCAGCACGCCGCTGTACGAGAGCCCCATCTACATGTCCAACCCGACCTTCATCCGGGTCACCGGCTGACCCACCGGCACCACGCTCGCCGCACCGCCAGGTGCCGGCCCCTGCCAGCGGCCCGTCCCTTCATCGGGGCGGGCCGCTGGTGGTTCCGCCGCACCTGCCGCCGGCGCCTCCACCAGCCGTTACTGCTCGCCGGCTCCGCAGTTCGCGGCACAATGAGGTCAAAGGTCAACAGACCACCAAGAGGAGGTTGGGACAATGGCGCGTGCGAATGTCATCGTCGTCGGCGTGGACGGCTCGGAGCCGAGCCTCGCGGCCGTGGACTGGGCGATCGGCGAGGCGCAGAAGTGCGGCTGGCGCCTGCACATCGTCTGTGCGTACGCGCTGCCGTCCTTCACCGCGGCCTCCCTCGACGGCGGCTACGCCGCCATGGACGACACCGCCATCCAGCAGGGCGCCCAGGCGGTGGTGGACGAGGCCGTCGACCGCTGCCGGACCGCCGGGGTGGAGGTGACCTCGGCGCTGGAGACCGGTGACCCGGCCGGTGTCCTGGTGGACCTCTCCCGGGAGGCCAGCCTCGCCGTCGTCGGCACCCGCGGCGGCGGCGGGTTCACCGACCGGCTGCTCGGCACCGTCTCCTCGGCGCTGCCGGCGCACGCGCACTGCCCGACCGTCGTCGTGCCCGTCCAGGGCAAGCGGGACTTCCAGCCCGTCCGGCGCATCGTGGTCGGGGTCGACGGCTCGGAGTCCGCCCGGATCGCGCTGCGCCGCGCGGTGGACGAGGCCGAGCGGTGGGACGCCGAGCTCACCGCCGTCGCCGCCGTCCCGATCGCCACCGGCGCCGGGGCGATGGCCTGGCTGCCCGCCGCCGTCGACCGCGACGAGGTGCTCGCCGACGTGCGCGAGGGCCTGGCGGTGGCCGTGGCCGCCGCGGTCGGCGACCGGAAGGTGCGGGTGCGCCAGCACGCCCTCGACGGCAACGCCGCCGCGCTGATGTCCGAGTTCTCCACCGCGGTGGAGATGGTCGTCGTCGGCTCGCGCGGCCGGGGCGGGTTCGCCGGGCTGCTGCTCGGCTCGACCAGCCAGGCCGTGCTGCACCACGCCGCCTGCCCGGTCATGGTCGTCCCGGCCCGGATGCGGGACGAGGGGACCTCGCCGGCGGACGTGCCCTGGAACCGCTGAGCCCGGGCGCTACGCCGGCCGCCCCGCCGCCTCCCGGAGCACGTCGGCGAGCGTGTCGAGCGCGAGGTCCAGGTCCTCGGCCGTGATCGTCAGCGGCGGGGCCAGGCGCAGCGTGCTGCCGTGGGTGTCCTTGGTCAGCACGCCGCGGGCGGCGAGACGCTCGGACGCCGCCCGGCCGGTCAGCCCGAGCGCGGGCGCGACGTCCAGGCCCGCCCACAGCCCCACCGTCCGCGCGCCGGCGAGGAGCCCCTCGGCGACCAGGGCGTCCACCCGTGCGGTGAGCTCGGCGCCCAGCGCCCGCGCCCGGGCCTGCAGGTCCCCGGGCGCGAGGAGGTCCACCACCGCCAGGCCGACCGCGCACGCCAGCGGGTTGCCGCCGAACGTCGACCCGTGCGTGCCGGGGGTGAGCACGCCGAGCACCTCCCGGCGCCCCACCACGGCGGACACCGGCAGGATCCCGCCGCCGAGCGCCTTGCCCAGCGTCGTCAGGTCCGCCCGTACCCCCGCCAGGTCCTGGGCGAGGGTGGTCCCGGTCCGGCCCAGCCCGGACTGGACCTCGTCCAGCACAAGCAGGGCGCCGGCGTCGTCGCACAGCGCCCGCAGCCGCGGCAGGTAGTCCGCCGGCGGGATGAGCACGCCGGACTCGCCCTGCACCGGCTCGACGAGCACCGCGACGGTGGTCTCGTCCACCGCGGCGGCCGCGGCGTCGGCGTCGCCGAACGGCACCACCCGGAAGCCCGGGGTGTACGGGCCGAAGTGGTCGCGGGTCTCCGGGTCGGTGCTCGCCGAGACGATGGTCGTGGTGCGGCCGTGGAAGGCGCCGTCGGCGACGACGATGCTCGCCCGCCCGTCCGGCACGCCCTTGACCTCGTACCCCCACTTGCGGGCGGCCTTGATCGCCGTCTCCACCGCCTCGGCGCCGGTGTTCATCGGCAGCATCATCTCGGTGCCGGTGAGCTCGGTGAGGGCGACGGCGAAGGGGCCGAGCAGGTCGTGGTCGAACGCGCGCGAGGTCAGGGTGAGGGTGTCCAGCTGGGCCTTCGCGGCGGCCACCAACGCCGGGTGGCGGTGGCCGAAGTTCAGCGCCGAGTAGCCGGCGAGGCAGTCCAGGTACCGGCGGCCGTGGACGTCGGTGACCCAGGAGCCCTTGCCGGCGTGGAGCACGACGTCGAGGGGGTGGTAGTTGGGGGCGAGGGCGTCGCCGGCGGCGGTACGGGTGGCCGAGGCCGGGGCGGCTGCGTGGTCGAGCACGGGTCCTCCTGTAGGGGTGGCAGCAGGTGTGAGGAGTGTCTCAGGATTCCTGCGCGATGGGTGCCGACGGCGGCCGGAGCGGCGCGGCGGGGCGTCCATTGCTCGGGCGACGGCCCGCCGGAAGGCTCCGCCCGGGGTGCGAGGCGCCATGTCTGTACTCGTGATGGCGGCTTCACGCCCATCTGAAGCCGCCATAGCGAGTACAGACATGGGGGTCGGTGCGTTCTGGGACGGGCAGCGCCTCGTGACCAGCGTGCAGGTGCACGTCCTCGAGTCCCCGCGTGCGCACCCGGCTCGGGCGGCGCCGGTCCAACTGGTGAGCGCGGGTGACGGGCTGCGGCCACGTGCCGGACGCCACCTTCCGTGAATCACCCGGCGGGACTACCGTTGGTTCTTGGTCCCGCACCGGCGGGCCTGCCACCGTTACAGGAGTGAGCGTGCTCAACAGCTGGAACCTCACCACATGCCGCGCCGTCGACCTTCGTCGTCAGGCCAGCATGATGTGTGCGGCCGTCACCTGTTGTTGACCCACTGACTGCGCCCGGCACGACCGCCGGGCCCCAGCCCATGGCTGCGTCGCCGTCGGCCGCACTGGGCAGGCACGCCGCCGCTCCGCCCCGCCGAGAATCCGGCACCGGGGTATCGGCATCGGCGCGGGAAACCCCCGCACGCCGTGCACGGGCGGCGCCCGCACCCGCACCGGCCTCGGCGCTGCACGCTGACCGGCCCTCGCGCCGCACGACCGGCGTGTGACCGGCGGCGCGCCACCGGCCCCACCGGCGTCCGCCTCGGCGGTGCCCGGTGGCTGACCACGGCGCCGCTTGCCCGCGTCGGTGCAGCCCGCGGCCTGCGGCCACAGCCCCCGCACCCCCGTACCCCGCCCTCCGGGCGGCCCTCCCGCGCCACGCCCCCGTGACGCACGACCGAAAGGCACCCCGACCGTGTCCACCTCATCCACGCAGCCGGCGGCCACCGAGCCGCGCCGCCGGCTGCGCCTGCCCTCCTTCAGCGTCCAGATCCTCCTCGGCCTGGCCCTGGGCGTGCTGCTCGGCTGGCTCGCCCTGTCCATCGGCAAGACCCCCGCCGGCGAGGAGAACGGCCTGACCGTCGCGCTGAGCACCATCGGCGGCTCATTCGTGAGCCTGCTCAAGGCGGTCGTCCCGCCGCTGGTGTTCACCGCGATCGTGGCCTCGATCGCCAACCTGCGCGGAGTAGCCAACGCCGCCCGCCTGGCCGGGCAGACCCTGCTGTGGTTCGCCATCACCGCCCTGATCGCCGTCGGCATCGGGATCGGGCTGGGCCTGCTGCTCCAGCCCGGCAGGACCGCCGGCGTCGACGAGTCCGAGGCCGGCGCCCCGAGCACGACCGGCACCTGGCTGGACTTCCTCCAGGGTCTCGTCCCGCAGAACTTCCTCGGCCTGGGCGCCTCGTCCAGCCTGGAGACCGCCGACGACGGGACCATCACCGCGGTCAGCACCGGGCTGAGCTTCAACGTCCTGCAGATCATCGTCATCGCCCTGGTCGTGGGCATCGCGGCGCTGAAGACCGGCACCAAGGCCGAGCCGTTCCTCACCCTCAACCGCTCCGTGCTCACCGTGGTCCAGAAGGTCCTGTGGTGGATCATCCGGCTCGCCCCGCTCGGCACCCTGGGCCTGATCGGCCGGGCCATCGCCACCTACGGCTGGACCTCGCTGGCCAGCCTGGGCACCTTCGCCATCGCCGTCTACCTCGGCCTGGCGCTGGTGCTGCTGGTCGTCTACCCGGTGCTGCTGAAGAGCCACGGGCTGTCCGTGGGCCGGTACTTCCGCGGCGCCTGGCCGGCGATCCAGCTCGGCTTCGTCTCCCGCTCCTCCATCGGCACCCTGCCGGTGACCGAGCGGGTCACCCACCGCAACCTCGGCGTGCCGCGGGCCTACGCCTCCTTCGCCGTGCCGCTGGGCTCGACGACCAAGATGGACGGCTGCGCCGCGATCTACCCCGCGGTCGCCGCGATCTTCGTCGCCCAGTTCTTCGGGATCGACCTCTCCGTCCTGGACTACCTGCTCATCGCGTTCGTCTCCGTGGTCGGGTCCGCGGCGACGGCCGGGCTCACCGGGGCGGTCGTCATGCTCACCCTGACCCTGTCCACCCTGGGCCTGCCGCTGGAGGGCGTGGGCCTGCTGCTGGCCATCGACCCGATCCTGGACATGGGCCGCACCGCGGTGAACGTCGCCGGGCAGGTGCTGGTGCCGGTCATCGTGGCCAAGCGCGAGCGCATCCTCGACGTCGAGCAGTACAACGCCGCCGACGCCGAGGACCTCTTCGCGGACGACGACGACGAGGTGCCGGCCCCCGCGGCCGAGGAGACCGACGGCGTGGCCTCCGCCGGCGACGACGCGGCCACCGTCGTTACCGGCACGGCCACGCCGGAGCCGGCCGGCCGGCGCTGAGGGGGTCGGGCGCGGGCGGCGTCGACGGCGGCCGCGGCGGATGCCCGTCGCGGCCGCGCTCGCGCGGCTGAGCGCTGGTGACCATACTTCGGGCGCATGAATCGAACGCTTGCCGCGTCCGCCGCGGCGGCCCTCCTGCTGGTTCTCGGATGTGCCGCGTGCACACCTGAGCCGGTGCCGTCTGAGACCGCCGGGACGCCGTCGCCCGAAGGGACGCTTGAGGTGGACCTGACGATGAGCGTCGTCCTCAACGCGGACGGCTCGGTGTCGGTGACCGCTGAGTCGAACCTGCCCGATGGCACCGAGCTCGGATCGTCAGTGTTCCAGGAGGGCGCGTTTCTCGCCCAGGACTCCCAGACGTTGCACGGCGGCAGCGCCTCGTTCGGGCCGTTCAGTGACGAGGGCGGCCCGATCCCCCCGGGAACCTATGAGGTGAGCGTGACCATGCCCATCGCGCGCAACCAGCCCGACGAGGTGAAGGCGACTATCGGTGAAGCTGGCGAGAACCTGACGGGGCCCTTGGTCAGCGAAGAGAGCATCACGGGCGATGCCGTGGTGAGCGTCAGCGATCAGCTCGTCGTGCCCTAACAGTGGCACTCAGTCCCGCTCCCTGCGGCGGCCGGGCGGCCCGGTCCGCCCGGTCCGCCCGGTCAGGTGGCGCTCCACCCGCCACAGCGCGAGGGCGGACATCGTCTCGAGGACGGGGGTCAGGACCATGCCGGTCCACCGGCGCGGGAGCGGGCCGCGCAGCCAGACGTCCTCCTCCCACCGGGCCTCGCACGCCGTCGGCCCGCGCGGGTGCACGCTGATCTGCACGGAGCCGAGCAGGACCGGTCCGACCTTGCGGACCTCGAGCAGCCCGGCGGCCCCGCCGTCGGGCGGCCGCACCCCTACCACCTGCATGCGGTCGACGAACGCGCAGGCCGTCACGGCGGTCACCGCGTCCCCGGGCCGGGGCGGCACCGGCGGCGCGTCGACCACGGTCAGCGGGGTCCACCGGCCGTGCCCGCGCAGGTCGGTCAGCAGCGCGAACGCCTCGGCGGCGGGGACGGGCAGCGTGCGGCGCACGGCTCAGCCGGTGACCTGCTCGACGATCAGGGCGGCGACCTCGGTCGGCTCGCGCTCGGGCAGCCAGTGCCCGGCGTCGAGCACGACGAACCGGTACGGGGCCTCGACGTGCTCGGCGGTCAGCTCCGCGGCCGTCCGGCCGAGGGCGGGGTCGCGGTCGCCCCAGACGAAGGTGGTCGGCACGCGCACCGGCCCGACCTTCGAGCGCTGCAGCGGGACGGCCCGGTACCAGTTGAGGGCCGCCGTCAGCGCCCCGGGCTCGCGCATCCGCGCGGCGTACCGCGCCGCGGCGCCCTCCGGCAGGCCGGCGGCGCGCAGCGCCCGGTCCAGGCGGGGACCGAGGGTGGCCTCGGGCAGCCGGGGCAGCTGGAAGAACCCCATGTAGGACGAGCGCAGCAGCTGGGCCGAGCGCAGGGTTGCCCGGGCCAGCGCCTGCGGGTGCGGCGTCGAGACCGCCGTGTAGGTGGCGATCCGGTCCGGGTGCGCGGCGGCCAGCGCCCAGCCGACCAGGCCGCCCCAGTCGTGGCCCACCAGGTGCGCCCGCTCCAGGCCGGCGGCGTCGAGCAGGGCGAGGACGTCGGCCACCAGGAAGTTCGTCCGGTAGGCCGCCCGGCCGGGCGGCCGCGCGCCGGGGGAGTAGCCGCGCTGGTCCGGCACGAGCGTGCGCAGCCCGGCGCCGTGCAGCGTCGGCACGACGGCGTCCCAGCTCGACCCCTCCTGCGGGAACCCGTGCAGGAGCACCACCGTCGCGCCGTCGACCGGTCCCTCGTCCCGGACCTGGAAGCGCAGGCGGCCCCGGCGCAGCTCCTGGATTCGGCTCATGGATCGCACGCTACGCGAAGCGCCCGGGCGGGACATCCCCACCCGGGCGCTCTCGCGTTGCTCCGACCGGTCAGGCGGTGCCGGACTGCGGCTGGGTGTTGTCGGTGCCGCCGAGCTCGCGGAGGAACTCGTGGCACTTGTGGGCGCGGTCGGAGTCCTCCTTCATCACCTGCTCGAAGAAGGAGGCGATGTCCTCCCGGCCGGCGTTGCGCGCGTCGCGCACGTACTGGCCGTAGTCGTGCCCCGCCTTCAGGGAGTGGTACTGGACGGAGATGAGGTCGAAGGTCACGTCGTCGAAGCCGGTCTCACCGGTAGCCATGAGCAGTTCCTTTCTCTAGGTGGGTTGGGGTTCTTCCGAGAGGTAGGCCCCTCGAAGCTTGCAGTCCGTGCCGTCCGCCGGCACCGCGTCGGTCGGACGGGTGAGCCAGGCCGACCGGCACGGTCAGCGGGGGCGCCGGCCGGACGGACAGCGGGCGCACGGGATCGAGACGGTCAGCGGGCGTACGTCGTGCCCGTGCCGGCCGCGGTGCTCCGGCGCGCCGGCCACAGGGCGATGAGGAGCCCCAGGACGACGCTGATCGCGTGCAGCCAGTTGTCGGCGCCGTTGATGTTCAGGAAGTTGATGTCCGGGTTGTTCACCGCGAAGAGCCCGTAGACGAATGCGGCGCCGTAGCCGACGACGAGGATCCAGCCGAAGGTCCGGGCGCTCGCGGACCTCGCCCACATGGTCACGCCGAGCAGGCCGATGAGGAGGTGGACGACGTTGTGCAGCGGGTTGATCGCGAAGCCGAGGAGGGTCTGGTCGTGGTTGTGCTCCAGCCATCCGCTGAAGCCGGTGATGAAGAAGCCGACGACGCCGATGATGAGGTACACCAGGCCGACGAGGAGCGCCAGCCATTGGTGCGGCCCGCGCCCCGTGCTCACCTCTTGTGATCGTGACGTTGCCATGAGGTCTCTCCGTCCCAGAAAGGTGCGCTTCGTCACAGGGTGCCCCGATATGGGTGGAGGCGCATCTCGGACGCAGGGTGCGGGTTTGGTCGGCGGCGCCGGCGGCGGGTCGACGGCG contains:
- a CDS encoding C40 family peptidase, with the translated sequence MTTTLSTGRHRAAVRPSTPISLALQGKGARRSLAAVASSGLVLTMAATSATAGPSENAALPNVDVSAPTAEALSALATTPTVSVPTGAEWTADSVADEVEAKAPRPVVRPEPVVERSTQQASRTGQRAALTAEATEATTAEVTGAEATDTVAEATTVSAGAETAAPADEPAPAAAPAASASASAIVNIARQYIGTPYVTGGASPGGFDCSGFTQYVFAQAGISLPRTSSAQRGAGVVVSAAEARPGDLVWGPGHVGIYTGNGQHIAARNPSTPLYESPIYMSNPTFIRVTG
- a CDS encoding universal stress protein gives rise to the protein MARANVIVVGVDGSEPSLAAVDWAIGEAQKCGWRLHIVCAYALPSFTAASLDGGYAAMDDTAIQQGAQAVVDEAVDRCRTAGVEVTSALETGDPAGVLVDLSREASLAVVGTRGGGGFTDRLLGTVSSALPAHAHCPTVVVPVQGKRDFQPVRRIVVGVDGSESARIALRRAVDEAERWDAELTAVAAVPIATGAGAMAWLPAAVDRDEVLADVREGLAVAVAAAVGDRKVRVRQHALDGNAAALMSEFSTAVEMVVVGSRGRGGFAGLLLGSTSQAVLHHAACPVMVVPARMRDEGTSPADVPWNR
- the rocD gene encoding ornithine--oxo-acid transaminase, translated to MLDHAAAPASATRTAAGDALAPNYHPLDVVLHAGKGSWVTDVHGRRYLDCLAGYSALNFGHRHPALVAAAKAQLDTLTLTSRAFDHDLLGPFAVALTELTGTEMMLPMNTGAEAVETAIKAARKWGYEVKGVPDGRASIVVADGAFHGRTTTIVSASTDPETRDHFGPYTPGFRVVPFGDADAAAAAVDETTVAVLVEPVQGESGVLIPPADYLPRLRALCDDAGALLVLDEVQSGLGRTGTTLAQDLAGVRADLTTLGKALGGGILPVSAVVGRREVLGVLTPGTHGSTFGGNPLACAVGLAVVDLLAPGDLQARARALGAELTARVDALVAEGLLAGARTVGLWAGLDVAPALGLTGRAASERLAARGVLTKDTHGSTLRLAPPLTITAEDLDLALDTLADVLREAAGRPA
- a CDS encoding dicarboxylate/amino acid:cation symporter; the protein is MSTSSTQPAATEPRRRLRLPSFSVQILLGLALGVLLGWLALSIGKTPAGEENGLTVALSTIGGSFVSLLKAVVPPLVFTAIVASIANLRGVANAARLAGQTLLWFAITALIAVGIGIGLGLLLQPGRTAGVDESEAGAPSTTGTWLDFLQGLVPQNFLGLGASSSLETADDGTITAVSTGLSFNVLQIIVIALVVGIAALKTGTKAEPFLTLNRSVLTVVQKVLWWIIRLAPLGTLGLIGRAIATYGWTSLASLGTFAIAVYLGLALVLLVVYPVLLKSHGLSVGRYFRGAWPAIQLGFVSRSSIGTLPVTERVTHRNLGVPRAYASFAVPLGSTTKMDGCAAIYPAVAAIFVAQFFGIDLSVLDYLLIAFVSVVGSAATAGLTGAVVMLTLTLSTLGLPLEGVGLLLAIDPILDMGRTAVNVAGQVLVPVIVAKRERILDVEQYNAADAEDLFADDDDEVPAPAAEETDGVASAGDDAATVVTGTATPEPAGRR
- a CDS encoding alpha/beta fold hydrolase; the encoded protein is MSRIQELRRGRLRFQVRDEGPVDGATVVLLHGFPQEGSSWDAVVPTLHGAGLRTLVPDQRGYSPGARPPGRAAYRTNFLVADVLALLDAAGLERAHLVGHDWGGLVGWALAAAHPDRIATYTAVSTPHPQALARATLRSAQLLRSSYMGFFQLPRLPEATLGPRLDRALRAAGLPEGAAARYAARMREPGALTAALNWYRAVPLQRSKVGPVRVPTTFVWGDRDPALGRTAAELTAEHVEAPYRFVVLDAGHWLPEREPTEVAALIVEQVTG
- a CDS encoding acyl carrier protein — its product is MATGETGFDDVTFDLISVQYHSLKAGHDYGQYVRDARNAGREDIASFFEQVMKEDSDRAHKCHEFLRELGGTDNTQPQSGTA
- a CDS encoding DUF4383 domain-containing protein, which translates into the protein MSTGRGPHQWLALLVGLVYLIIGVVGFFITGFSGWLEHNHDQTLLGFAINPLHNVVHLLIGLLGVTMWARSASARTFGWILVVGYGAAFVYGLFAVNNPDINFLNINGADNWLHAISVVLGLLIALWPARRSTAAGTGTTYAR